From Sulfurovum zhangzhouensis, one genomic window encodes:
- a CDS encoding iron oxidase oxidoreductase, protein MKQDYSRRDFIKYMTVLGLTSFISTPLYAKTTKEIVKYQNSPHDGNICKDCMHFIPETNECKLVEGSIDPDGWCSLFFKNPNLNTPDKNNSESIS, encoded by the coding sequence ATGAAACAGGATTATTCGAGAAGAGATTTTATCAAATATATGACGGTGCTGGGACTTACTAGCTTTATAAGCACGCCTCTATATGCAAAAACAACTAAAGAAATTGTTAAATATCAAAACAGCCCACATGATGGAAACATATGCAAAGATTGTATGCACTTTATTCCCGAAACAAATGAGTGTAAATTGGTAGAAGGTTCGATAGATCCGGATGGATGGTGTAGTTTATTTTTTAAAAACCCAAATTTGAACACACCTGACAAAAATAATTCTGAGAGTATCTCTTAA
- a CDS encoding GDSL-type esterase/lipase family protein, with translation MKIRYIVLILSIVSSALFIACGGGGGTISDSENKIRVACIGDSITYGANLPSTQSYPSQLSTLLGEEWAVENFGVSGTTALKDTSQSYWNSSKFISSHDYNPDIVVIMFGTNDLKPSNWVYKDQFISDYTDLIESYKTLSSQPAVYICYPPPVYNDAQGYPSENIPLELIPMIDDIASINNVPIIDNYSILYDKEYLFPDDVHPNAEGAQMIAEEVYSHIY, from the coding sequence ATGAAGATTAGATATATAGTTTTAATACTGTCAATTGTTTCTTCAGCACTTTTCATTGCTTGTGGTGGAGGTGGAGGAACTATATCGGATAGTGAAAACAAAATCCGGGTAGCCTGTATTGGCGACAGCATAACATATGGTGCCAATCTTCCTAGTACGCAGAGTTATCCTTCACAACTTTCAACACTACTTGGGGAAGAATGGGCAGTAGAAAACTTCGGTGTATCAGGGACAACAGCACTGAAAGATACTTCTCAATCGTACTGGAATTCAAGTAAATTTATTTCTTCTCACGATTATAATCCCGATATTGTTGTTATTATGTTCGGTACTAATGACCTAAAGCCTAGCAACTGGGTATATAAGGATCAATTCATAAGCGATTATACCGACTTGATTGAAAGTTATAAAACACTCTCATCTCAGCCTGCTGTTTATATATGTTATCCACCACCGGTATATAATGATGCGCAAGGTTATCCTAGTGAAAATATTCCTTTAGAATTAATCCCTATGATCGACGATATAGCATCCATCAATAATGTACCTATCATCGATAACTATAGTATCCTGTACGATAAAGAATACTTATTCCCCGATGATGTACATCCCAATGCGGAAGGTGCTCAAATGATAGCAGAAGAAGTTTATAGTCATATATATTAA